From a region of the Impatiens glandulifera chromosome 4, dImpGla2.1, whole genome shotgun sequence genome:
- the LOC124934135 gene encoding protein arginine N-methyltransferase PRMT10-like produces MGSSANNGSRLATSNGLPKVDKEVDFANYFCTYAYLYHQKEMLSDRVRMDAYYNAVFENKHHFHGKTVLDVGTGSGILAIWAGQAGAAKVYAVEATKMANHARELVKANNLQGVIEVIEGSIEDIILPEKVDVIISEWMGYFLLRESMFDSVIYARDHWLKPTGVMYPSHARMWLAPIRSGIRDQKMKDYEGSMDDWHQFVDGTKTYYGVDMSALTKPFFEEQNKFYLQTSMWSNLHPNQVIGTAAVIMDIDCSKVTVADILNVRANISSRICAEDTRLCGFSGWFDVHFRGSQDNPAAKEIELTTAPSEENGTHWGQQVFLLHPAFFVSQGDELCLTFSMERSKENHRLLEVELGCDIKRTSGKPVAPFTKKFYIE; encoded by the exons ATGGGGAGCTCAGCCAACAACGGCAGCCGCCTAGCTACGAGCAATGGATTACCCAAAGTCGACAAAGAGGTCGACTTCGCCAACTATTTCTGCACCTACGCATACCTCTACCACCAGAAGGAAATGCTCTCTGACCGAGTTCGAATGGACGCTTATTACAATGCCGTTTTCGAGAATAAACATCATTTCCATGGCAAG ACCGTTCTGGATGTAGGAACTGGTAGTGGCATTCTTGCCATATGGGCTGGCCAAGCTGGTGCTGCGAAAGTTTATGCAGTTGAAGCAACCAAAATGGCAAACCATGCCCGTGAACTTGTTAAAGCAAATAATCTTCAAGGTGTGATTGAAGTGATTGAGGGTTCAATAGAAGATATCATCTTGCCAGAGAAAG TTGATGTTATTATTTCGGAATGGATGGGGTATTTTCTTTTGAGAGAATCCATGTTCGATTCAGTAATATATGCTCGTGATCATTGGTTGAAGCCAACTGGTGTCAT GTATCCTAGCCATGCTAGGATGTGGTTGGCACCTATCAGGTCAGGCATAAGAGATCAGAAAATGAAAGACTATGAAGGATCCATGGATGACTGGCATCAATTTGTTGATGGAACAAAAACATATTATGGGGTTGATATGAGTGCCCTGACAAAGCCTTTCTTTGAAGAGCAGAACAAATTCTATTTGCAG ACATCCATGTGGAGCAACCTTCATCCTAATCAAGTTATAGGAACTGCTGCTGTGATAATGGACATTGATTGTTCAAAAGTGACTGTAGCTGACATCCTAAATGTTAGGGCCAACATCTCATCACGTATCTGTGCAGAGGACACTAGGCTGTGTGGTTTTTCTGGATGGTTTGATGTTCATTTCCGA GGAAGCCAAGATAATCCAGCTGCAAAAGAAATTGAATTGACAACAGCTCCTAGTGAAGAGAATGGAACACACTGGGGCCAGCAG GTGTTTCTATTGCATCCCGCATTTTTTGTTAGTCAGGGTGATGAATTATGTCTTACATTCTCAATGGAGCGTTCTAAAGAAAATCATAGGTTGCTGGAGGTTGAACTTGGCTGTGATATTAAAAGAACTTCTGGCAAGCCGGTTGCACCATTCACCAAGAAATTTTACATCGAATGA
- the LOC124935717 gene encoding uncharacterized protein YKR070W, which yields MLKKKIVPLLGFPAAIRSFSQLISYPPKQPSFGIAFDIDGVILRGEKPIGGSPGALRRLYDPQSVTLKIPYVFLTNGGGFCESKRALELSKLLGLRISPSQIIQGHTPFKQLVERFKSKLSVAVGKGEPAAVMSEYGFKNVLSIDEYASCFDNIDPLLQYKKWTTGIVANQSENVKSKVFSERVHAVFIVSDSVDWSRDIQVLCDILRSGLPGKESGYQPPLFFANDDLEYQGVFPCERLGMGAFRIALESIFNSVNPKAPLEYTCFGKPNPSVFRNAETVLREMVQQQTTEGLEHNGRSHSFSSLYMIGDNPSVDIRGARQAGQPWFSILTRTGVFKGVGNHSDYPADLVVDTVEDAIEYIFRREGI from the exons atgttgaagaagaaaattgttCCATTGTTGGGGTTTCCCGCAGCCATCCGTTCTTTCTCGCAGCTGATCTCCTATCCTCCCAAGCA GCCATCGTTCGGCATTGCATTTGACATCGACGGCGTCATTCTTCGAGGTGAAAAACCGATAGGAGGCTCTCCAGGGGCTCTACGAAGATTATATGACCCTCAATCGG TTACTTTGAAGATTCCCTACGTCTTCTTAACAAATG GAGGTGGTTTTTGTGAATCAAAAAGAGCCTTGGAGTTGAGTAAACTTCTTGGTTTGAGGATCTCACCTTCACAG ATTATACAAGGACATACACCTTTCAAGCAACTAGTTGAGAG GTTTAAAAGCAAGCTTAGTGTGGCTGTAGGAAAAGGAGAACCTGCAGCAGTGATGTCTGAATATGGTTTCAA GAATGTTCTTTCCATTGATGAGTACGCATCTTGCTTTGATAACATCGATCCACTACTGCAATATAAAAAGTGGACGACTGGGATTGTTGCCAATCAGAGTGAGAATGTTAAAAGCAAAGTTTTCTCTGAGAGGGTGCATGCAGTGTTCATTGTTAGTGATTCAGTTGACTGGAGCAGGGATATTCAG GTTTTATGCGATATCTTAAGAAGTGGTCTTCCTGGAAAAGAATCTGGTTATCAACCACCTCTATTCTTTGCAAATGATGACCTTGAGTATCAG GGTGTATTTCCATGTGAACGACTTGGTATGGGTGCATTCAGAATAGCATTGGAATCTATCTTCAACAG CGTAAACCCAAAAGCTCCTCTAGAGTATACATGTTTTGGGAAGCCAAATCCATCAGTATTCAGGAATGcagaaactgttttaagagaaatgGTGCAGCAGCAAACCACTGAGGGTCTTGAGCATAATGGAAGAAGCCATTCCTTCAGTTCCCTATACATGATAGGAGATAACCCTTCAGTTGATATACGAGGAGCAAGACAG GCTGGACAACCTTGGTTTTCCATTCTGACAAGGACAGGTGTTTTCAAGGGAGTGGGAAATCATTCAGACTATCCTGCTGATTTG GTAGTTGACACAGTTGAAGATGCAATAGAATACATATTCAGACGGGAAGGCATCTGA